One window of the Nicotiana tabacum cultivar K326 chromosome 4, ASM71507v2, whole genome shotgun sequence genome contains the following:
- the LOC107824748 gene encoding protein FAR1-RELATED SEQUENCE 3-like produces MDNTYIQCKATVLVVGSMVMSKYADPKTIYTPKDIQIDMLSEHGVNLTYMQAWRAKEKALEFLRGHPADSYSRLPSYLYILEKTYLGSIVKLQKTEDDYFLYVFVALSTSIKGWEHCRLVVVVDGTFLNSAYRGIMLTTSTMDATSSILPLAYAVVDLENDTSWRWIFEQFKHAYGEKLNMCVVSDQNESILKAASTIYTGMPHYACVWHIWTNVRSKFKKGHLMLSELYFFTARSYTLDELNERMSKIEEIDTHVKAYLHDISYHKWSRVYATVNQTWTMKSNITESLNAVTKDARQQLVVQLLKYMRTLLER; encoded by the exons ATGGACAACACATATATACAATGCAAAGCTACTGTCTTGGTAGTTGGCAGCATGGTCATGTCAAAATATGCGGATCCTAAGACAATATACACACCAAAAGACATACAAATCGACATGTTATCGGAACATGGTGTGAACTTAACATACATGCAAGcttggagagcaaaggaaaaggctTTGGAATTTTTGAGAGGTCATCCTGCTGATTCCTACAGTCGGTTGCCGAGTTATTTGTATATATTGGAGAAGACTTATCTGGGGTCGATAGTCAAATTGCAGAAGACTGAAGATGATTATTTCTTGTATGTATTTGTTGCTCTTAGTACATCCATCAAGGGTTGGGAGCATTGTAGGCTAGTTGTAGTAGTCGATGGTACCTTCTTGAACTCGGCATATAGGGGAATCATGCTAACAACAAGCACAATGGATGCAACAA GTAGTATATTACCATTAGCATATGCCGTTGTTGATTTAGAAAATGACACATCATGGAGATGGATTTTTGAGCAATTCAAACATGCATATGGTGAAAAACTaaatatgtgtgttgtttcgGACCAGAATGAGAGTATATTGAAGGCAGCATCTACGATTTATACTGGCATGCCACATTATGCTTGCgtgtggcatatttggacaaatgTAAGGTCAAAGTTCAAGAAAGGTCATCTAATGTTAAGCGAGTTATACTTTTTCACGGCACGATCATACACGCTTGATGAACTTAATGAAAgaatgtcaaagattgaagagatTGACACGCATGTTAAAGCATACCTACACGATATTAGTTATCACAAATGGTCTCGGGTATATGCTACAGTGAACCAAACATGGACGATGAAATCAAATATTACAGAGTCCTTGAATGCGGTAACCAAAGATGCAAGACAACAGCTCGTAGTTCAACTACTAAAGTACATGAGGACTCTTCTTGAACGTTAG